The genomic segment CCGGCGTGGTTCGTCGTGGATCAAGGCCTCGAGCGCGCTGGCAAGTGCGGCGACGTCGCCGAACGGAACCAGCAGGCCGCTCCGATTGTCCTCGACCACCTCCGGGATCCCACCGACGCGGCTCGACACGCTCGGGCAGCCGAAACACATGGCTTCGAGGATGCTCAGACAAAAACTCTCCGTTTCAGAGGTGAACAGCCCGACGTCGGCGACCTGAAGGTAGTCCTCGATGTCGTTGACCTTCTCGCGGACGATCACGCGGTCGGCCAGGCCGAGCCGCCGCACGTGTTCGGCGAACGGCGCGAACGGTTCCCCTGCGAGGATGAGGAGCTTGAAGGC from the Candidatus Methylomirabilota bacterium genome contains:
- a CDS encoding glycosyltransferase, giving the protein SIEVIHNFFAPRPPRRSREEVRRELGLRGEVVVLHSSNLRPGKRIDLLLETAARVRPREAFKLLILAGEPFAPFAEHVRRLGLADRVIVREKVNDIEDYLQVADVGLFTSETESFCLSILEAMCFGCPSVSSRVGGIPEVVEDNRSGLLVPFGDVAALASALEALIHDEPRRGALGRAAQARARERFSAGIIVPSYEALYRRLCR